From Toxotes jaculatrix isolate fToxJac2 chromosome 7, fToxJac2.pri, whole genome shotgun sequence:
AGGAACATTACACAGTTTAACTGAAAGCAATGGATCGAGAGGTCTTTTCAAAATTGATATTATTTAGTTAGAGTTTATTATACATTAAAGACatctaaaaataaagttttttttttacatcattcCTGGTAAAAGTAGGAAATaggttttcacatttaaaaaaaaatcgtCTTCCTTTATGCGATTGTATTTTGAAAAACCTtcaaaaacagataaacaacaaacactgtcacattaCGTGTCTTACTgtatcacaaaaacaaaacatgtaaacgtattaatataaaatagaaaacaatatgaaattacatgtattttattgtatCTATTTATACTGTGAAATATATGATCgaagttaaaattaaaaaatatataataataaagaatCTACTCTTCAGtacagtgttttaatttgtcTGCGACTTTTTCGACAAGAGAAAACTGACAACAGATCCACACAAGCCCatacaaaatatacaaataaaagtTTGACACTGAAATCTCTGATAGTTTTCTACTACACAGAGCGTTTGTATCCCTATAATCACCAGCCCCTCACACCCTGTAATGAAGCCTGAAAGTGTCCATGGCTGAAGGGCCCCTCACTGCTGCCTGTTAAATCAAGCAGCTGGTTATTAGACATGTGTGCCGCGGTCATATTGGCTGTAGGAGACACGCTGTGATAACTGCAGCCATACACGCTGCCGTTTCCGTATCCAAACACGGGATTATAATGTCCGAGAGCCACGTTGTAAGGTGATGAATGTGAACCTGCGCTGCAGAGCTTCCCGTCCCGCACCAGCACCGGCACCGCCACCCTCCTCGGTGCAGCTGGATAACCCGCCAGCTCCAGAGACTTGTCCTGCCTCTGACGCTTGCATTTGTACCTCCTGTTCTGAAACCAGATTTTGACCTGGGTGGAGGTGAGTTGGAGGATGTGGGCCAGGTGCTCTCTCTCCGGGGCGGACAGGTAGCGCTGCTGTCGGAAGCGCCTCTCCAGCTCAGACACCTGGGACTGAGAGAAGAGCACCCGGGGCTTCCTGCGCAGCCTAGGTCTGCTTTTTGCGTCTTTGCCGCAGTCAGGCGAACTGTCAGGACCGCTCATCTctgcacaacagaaaacagttgAAGAAAATCAAATTTATTGAAACTTAGACAATAAAATTCAAAACCAGTAAACCATATCACAGCTATGTATTTTATACATATAGACTATGCACATTATAATTtgattttctaaaataaaataaaaaatctgttGATGGAATTGGATAATGTCACGTGTGtctatataaatatttatttactaaAAGTTAGTTAAGTCAAATCTGATTATGtttcttttatcttctttttttatacACTGCACTGAAATAAACCACGTATTTCTAATTGTTTCCATTGCATTAATTTTGCAATGGGCTATATTTTGAAGCCTATtcatataaatacatttcataaaATGCAATTTATACTTCTGCCACTTGTTGGGAAAaaggtgaaactgaaaataacaaagacagattaaaaaaaagatgttggaAGATGTAAATTTGATTATTTTGGACGTTTTGAAGACGACACGATTTATCAAAAGATAattatagttatagttattaTTTGCCAAACTTTACCTGACTTAAAATTTGATCTTGAAGTTAATGGATCGATTAAAtttagcagaaaaaaagagcagcaaacaaaacatattt
This genomic window contains:
- the nkx2.7 gene encoding NK2 transcription factor related 7; amino-acid sequence: MYSSTSTSTPFSVKDILKLEHHHDFENEFLMTDQVVPMHHQHMHAASRSGDFYDGQPEPCVSGMQEKLHPENTHYSAAEEEINEQEMSGPDSSPDCGKDAKSRPRLRRKPRVLFSQSQVSELERRFRQQRYLSAPEREHLAHILQLTSTQVKIWFQNRRYKCKRQRQDKSLELAGYPAAPRRVAVPVLVRDGKLCSAGSHSSPYNVALGHYNPVFGYGNGSVYGCSYHSVSPTANMTAAHMSNNQLLDLTGSSEGPFSHGHFQASLQGVRGW